The genome window CCCGTGGTGGGGGTGGCCTCCAGGCCACCCTGGCGTTTGAGCCGCTCTTTCCAGGTGTAGATGGTGTGGATCGAGACGCCGAAGTGATCCGCGATCTGTTGGTTGGTGTGTCCACCGGCCTGAATCATATTCAGTGCGGCGAGTCGCCGTTCTTCGAGCTGGGCGCGGGTGTACTTGGAGGGTTGCCACGGTGCCATGTCCGGGTCAGTCTAGCAACCTAAATTTCTACCGTTA of Deinococcus depolymerans contains these proteins:
- a CDS encoding transposase, producing MAPWQPSKYTRAQLEERRLAALNMIQAGGHTNQQIADHFGVSIHTIYTWKERLKRQGGLEATPTTGRPARLTPEGQQKISTLLQEGALAHGFPDATWTTARVREIIGRHLGV